The genome window ACATCTTTTAAACTGTGCACAGCTAAATGCGAATCGCCTCTTAACATACTTTCTTCAAGCTCTTTTGTGAAAAGTCCTTTTCCACCTATTTTAGCTAAAGGTGAATCAAGTAAAACATCACCTTTAGTTTTAAAACCCTCTAAAGAAATTTCTAATTCAGAATGTGTTTGTGATAGTTTATTTTTTATATACTCACTTTGCCATAATGCAAGTTGGCTTTTTCTTGTTGCGATAATTAATTGCATTTTTTATGCTCCTGTATGATTTCTACATCTATGATTTCTTCTTCATTATTTGTTTGATGATGATATTTTCTTTTTTGTTTTGTAAAAAGTTTTAGTGCCATCATAAAAAATAAAAGCAAAATTCCTAAAAATGTACTTAAAATTCCTGGTATTAAAAGTAAAATTCCTACTATAGTTAAGGAAAATAATTTAATCATACCAAATAAATTCGTGTTAGTATTTTGCATAGTAATGAGATTTGTCCAAGTCTTTGCTAAAAACATTGCTCCTAAAAACATACTTGCAAAAACTATCATAAAAAAATTTAAAAAACCAAAAAAGGCTATAAATAAAATACTAGCAATTAATTCTAAAATCAAAAATGCACTTATATTTATTCTTGCTATCATAGAATTTTCTCTAAGTGTGAAATTACTTCTTGGGTTTTTAAAACTTGTTTTTCTAAGGTATTTCTATGGATTAACTCTACTTCATTATTTTCTAAGCCTTTGCCTATAACTAAAGCATAAGGAAAGCCCATTAATTCAAAATCATTAATCTTTACACCAAAACGCTCATTTCTATCATCAAATAAAATTTCTTTATCTCTAAAATGAGTGTAAATTTGCTCAGCAAATTCCATAGCTTTTGTATCTTTTATATTAGAAACGATGATATCTAAAACAAAAGGAGCTAAAGTTTTATTCCAAATACAGCCTTTTTCATCATGGCTTGCTTCTATGGCAACCGCAACCAAACGACTAACACCCATACCATAACAACCCATAGTGAAAAATTGAGCTTTACCATTTTCATCTAAATAGCTTGCATTCATTGCTTTTGAGTATTTATTTCCAAGTTTAAAAATATGCCCTACTTCAATACCTTTGCTTTGCTTAAGCTTGTGTTGGCATTTTGGACAAAGATCATGCTCTTTAACTGCCGCAAGATCTTTAAAGCGCTCTTTATTTAAATTTACAACATTGATTCCGACTAAATGATAATCTTTTTTATTTGCTCCAATAATCATATTTGTTTCATTTTCAAGCTCATGATCAATATAAAAATCAACTCCATTTAATCCTACAAAACCGATAAATCCTGGCACTAAACCTGCTTTTTCTAATTCTTCTTCACTTACATCAACTAATTCTAGTGCATTTGCCGCATTTAGTGCTTTAACTTCTTGTAATTCATCATCACCGCGTATAAAAAATACTACAATTTTTTCTTCATTTTCATAAATAGCTTTTTTAGCAATAGCTTTAATAGTATAGTAAGGGTTAATTTTAAAAAATTCTGCTAATTCTTCTATAGTTTTTACATTTGGAGTGTGAAATTGTGTAGCAAAGTCAGCTTCTGGTCTTTCATCTTCGCAACTTTTTTTAGCTCTTTTTGCTGCTTCAATATTTGCAGCATAATCACAATGCTCACATAATAATATATCATCCTCGCCATTTTTAGCCAAAACCATAAATTCTTTTGAACCGCTTCCACCAATAGCCCCGCTATCAGCTTCAACAGCTCTAAATTCAAGTCCTAATCTTGTAAGAATTTTACTATAAGTTTCATACATAAGATTAAATTCTTTGTCTAAATCAGCTTCATTAGCATGAAAACTATAACCATCTTTCATTAAAAATTCTCTACATCTTAAAAGTCCAAATCTAGGTCTAGCTTCATCTCTAAATTTAAGTCCTATTTGATATAAATGTAAAGGAAGTTGTTTGTAAGAATTTATTTTATTTCTTACTAAAGCCACCATAGCTTCTTCATGAGTTGGCCCTAAGACAAAATCATTTTCTTTTCTATCTTTAAAGCGTAAAAGCTCTTTGCCAAAAACATTAAATCTTCCACTTTCTTTCCAAAGTTCAGCTGGAGTATTAAAACTTAAATTTACTTCTAAAGCTCCCGCTTTATCCATTTCTTCTTTGATGATATTTTTAATCTTATCTAAAACTCTTTTTCCTAAAGGTAAAAAATTATACAAACCACTTCCAATTTGTTCTACAAAGGCACCTTTAACTAAAAATATATGACTTGGTAAAGTAGCGTCTTTTGGATTTTCTTTTGTACTTATGGCATAAAATTTACTAAATTTCATGATTATTCTCCAAATTAAATTCACATTTATAAAGGTTTAAACCTTCCATATTTTCATTTTTTAAATCAAACACATAACGCATAGCATTAACTACTGAATCATTTTGCATAGTTCCACTTAGCTTTTTTAAATTTACACTAGGATGATGTAAAAAGGCATTCATTACTTGTCTTATAAGCTTTCTTGCTTCTTCATGGTTTGAGTGTTTTAAATATCCTTTATCTATAGCCTTTTGTAATTGTTCTTTAGCGATTTTATCAGCTTGTAAACGTAGTTGTTTCACTAAAGGTAAGGTTGCTAGTTTGCTTAGATGTTGAAAAAATTCATTTGTCATAGTTCCTACTATAGAATAAGCGATTTGGGCTTGGTGTTCTCTTAGAGTTAAATTTTTTCTTACAACTTCTTCTAAATCATCAACAGCATAGACTATATTTTTTTCATTTGCTTTTACATCAATATCCCTAGGCACCGCTATATCAAAAAAATATCTTTTATAATCTTTTTCTTCTAATAAATCATTAGTTATAATAGCATGCGGAGCATTTGTGGCGCTAAAAAATATCTCATATTGATTTAATGCTTCTTTTAAATTTGCAATACTTTCACAACTTGCATTTTCACCCAAATCCTCACAAAGCTTTTGGGCATTTTGTATATCTCTATTTAATATTAATACTTTGGCCTTAGCATTTAATAAATGCTTACAGGCTAGTTCGCTCATTTCCCCTGCACCTACTACAACTGCAGTTTTATTTTCTAAATTTAGGAGTTCTTTGGCTTTTGCTACTGCTACTGAAGCAACTGAAATAGGATTTTTAGAAATTTCGGTTTGATTTCTAACATTTGCTGCACATTTAAAAGCATAATGCACCGCTCTAGTTAAATGCACACCACATCTTTGCTCTTGCAGGGCAAATTTATAAGCATCTTTTAATTGTCCAGCAATTTGTGTTTCACCAATAACCAAACTATCAAGCGAACTTGCTACGGAAAATAAATGATGAATAGCTCCACTGTCTTCGTAAAAATCAGCCTTAGTGCTTAAATTTTCTTTATCAACTCCACAAAGCAAACTAAGTGTTTTTAAAATATGCTCATTAATGCTTTCAATATTCCCAACAAAAAGAAAAATTTCAACCCTATTACAAGTACTAAGTACTAGGCTTTCTAAAATTTTATTATTAGTATGGATTAACTTTAACAACTCTCTTTTTTTATCTTCATTAGAAAAGGAAAGTTTTTCTCTGGTAGCAATATCTGTATTTTTATGTGTAAAACTGATACAATAATAATGCATTAAAATTCCCTTTCTATCATACTTTTGATAATATCTTCTAAAACTTTTATATTGTATTTTTTTATAGCGTTTAAGGCGTTATTTGCATAAGTATTTAATTCTTGGCCAACTTGATTAAAAATTCCATATTCTTGCATTTTATTTTTAATCCAATTAAGCTCATCCGCACTTAAATCTTTCTTATAATAAGACTTAAGTATTTCTTGATCTTGTGGATTTAATTTTTCACATAAATACATATAAGCAAGAGTAGTTTTACCTTCTTTAAAATCATTCATAACTGGTTTTCCCAAGGTTTGTTCATCGCCTTTAATATCTAAAATATCATCTACAATTTGAAAAGCCAAACCCAAATTTTTACCATATTCTGCAAAATCATTTTCATCTAAACCGGCAAGTATTGCTCCGCATCTTGCACTAGCTTCGATTAAAACCGCTGTTTTATTATATATCATTTGCAAATAAGCATTTTTATCAGTATTGAAAGTTTCACTTAAATTTACATCCATTAACTCGCCAACAGAAAGCATTACAACGGCATTAGAGATAATTTTTGCTAATTTTAAATCAATCAAAGAAAGTTCATAGAAAGCTTTTGAATATAAGATATCTCCAAGCATGATGGCATTTTTGGCTCCAAATTGTGCATTAATAGACTTTACGCCTCTTCTTAATTTTGCCTCATCAATCACATCATCATGCAATAAACTTGCAGCATGAATTAACTCTATAATAGCACAGATTTTATAGCTAATATCACTTTCTCCAGCTATTTTTAAAAGTAATTTTGAGCGTAATTTTTTACCACCTTGAAGTTTTGAACTCATGATTAAAATAGGCTTGTAGTTTAGCTCGGATAAAAATTCATGCATATATTGATCGATCTTTTGCACCATGTTTTCCTTAGTTTTCTTATAATTGTATTTTATTAAATTTTACTTTAGTTTTGGTTAAGATTAGCTTTTCTAGGGTCTAAAAATTCTATTTCTAATCTTTTATCTCTATCTTCTATATATATAGTAAAAATAGCTTCACCTTTTTTAAAATCACTAAATTCAAGTATTAGTCTTGCTCTATCTATATGAGGGTTTTTATAATCAGGCACTAAGGTTTGATCAACCCAATTTAAATTTCTTCTTAAAGACATCACAAATTGTCTAGGGTATTTTTTATATCTTGAATGAACAATGATATTAGTTTGATCAAACAAAGTCCATGAAAAGTCAAAATAATAAATCTCATCAGGATAGTCAATTTCTTTTATTTTTACACTTGCTTTTTCATCTTTGTTTAAAGTAAATTTATAAGTATAATCAAAAAATACTTCAGCCTTTAAAAAATTAAGCATCAAAAATAAAGATAAAAATAAACGCAAAATCAACCCTCATGCCCTAAAATTTCAGCACTTAAACCTATATAAAAATCATTTTTTCTCTCATCTATTAAGAGTGAATTTTCCATTTGAAATTGCGCTACATCAGCTTCATTTAAATTATTTTTTTCTAAAAGCTCTATCATAGCAATATGATCGGCTAATAATTTTTCTAAAACATTTTCCAATGCCCCTAAATTTGCATATTTTATTGTTTCGATAAATTTTTCTTTAGGGTTTTTTGCAAACATTTCATCAAAAATATCCATTTTTCAACCTTTCATGTGAGTTTGAATTTTTTCTATTAAAGTGGTTTTATCGTTAGCTTCATCTAAGTTTTTAATTTCTTTATGCCAAGAAATATGTATATAATCCATTTTAGCATTCTTAGCACAAAGTCTATCTTTTAAGCTATCGCCTATAAAAACACTTTTTTCATATTTTGCTTCATCTGCGATTAATCTTAGCATCATAGGATCAGGTTTGGCTTCTATACCATAACTAACACCTAATATTTTGTCAAAATATGAAAGAATGTTTTGTTTTTTTAAAATAGGCACTAAGCTTTCTTGAGGTGCATTAGTAGCTATAGCTAAATAGCAATCATTTTTTTTACAAAATTCCAAAACTTCAAGCACACCATCAAAAAGCACAACACTTTGATTATAATGCTTAATAAAATACTTCTCATAACCTTCTTTAAAACTAGTATGTGAGTAAGTATCAACCCCGTAAAAAATCTTAGCATAATTTTGTCCAGGAGTATTGATAGTATCTAAAACAAACTCTCTTTTTAAAGGTTCTAAATTTAAATCTGCTCTTATTTCATTTACTGCACACACTATGGCATTGGCACTATCTATAAGCGTGCCATCCATATCAAAAATCACATTTATCAATATTCATCCTTAAATTTAATTTTATGTTTGTCTTTTTTGTAACTTTGATTATTTTTTAACTTATATAAGGCATTAGCTTTTGAAGCTAAGGTTTTTTGATCTAAACTCTCATCTAAGCATTCATTTACAAAAAG of Campylobacter lari contains these proteins:
- a CDS encoding FxsA family protein, encoding MIARINISAFLILELIASILFIAFFGFLNFFMIVFASMFLGAMFLAKTWTNLITMQNTNTNLFGMIKLFSLTIVGILLLIPGILSTFLGILLLFFMMALKLFTKQKRKYHHQTNNEEEIIDVEIIQEHKKCN
- a CDS encoding proline--tRNA ligase, producing MMKFSKFYAISTKENPKDATLPSHIFLVKGAFVEQIGSGLYNFLPLGKRVLDKIKNIIKEEMDKAGALEVNLSFNTPAELWKESGRFNVFGKELLRFKDRKENDFVLGPTHEEAMVALVRNKINSYKQLPLHLYQIGLKFRDEARPRFGLLRCREFLMKDGYSFHANEADLDKEFNLMYETYSKILTRLGLEFRAVEADSGAIGGSGSKEFMVLAKNGEDDILLCEHCDYAANIEAAKRAKKSCEDERPEADFATQFHTPNVKTIEELAEFFKINPYYTIKAIAKKAIYENEEKIVVFFIRGDDELQEVKALNAANALELVDVSEEELEKAGLVPGFIGFVGLNGVDFYIDHELENETNMIIGANKKDYHLVGINVVNLNKERFKDLAAVKEHDLCPKCQHKLKQSKGIEVGHIFKLGNKYSKAMNASYLDENGKAQFFTMGCYGMGVSRLVAVAIEASHDEKGCIWNKTLAPFVLDIIVSNIKDTKAMEFAEQIYTHFRDKEILFDDRNERFGVKINDFELMGFPYALVIGKGLENNEVELIHRNTLEKQVLKTQEVISHLEKIL
- the hemA gene encoding glutamyl-tRNA reductase — translated: MHYYCISFTHKNTDIATREKLSFSNEDKKRELLKLIHTNNKILESLVLSTCNRVEIFLFVGNIESINEHILKTLSLLCGVDKENLSTKADFYEDSGAIHHLFSVASSLDSLVIGETQIAGQLKDAYKFALQEQRCGVHLTRAVHYAFKCAANVRNQTEISKNPISVASVAVAKAKELLNLENKTAVVVGAGEMSELACKHLLNAKAKVLILNRDIQNAQKLCEDLGENASCESIANLKEALNQYEIFFSATNAPHAIITNDLLEEKDYKRYFFDIAVPRDIDVKANEKNIVYAVDDLEEVVRKNLTLREHQAQIAYSIVGTMTNEFFQHLSKLATLPLVKQLRLQADKIAKEQLQKAIDKGYLKHSNHEEARKLIRQVMNAFLHHPSVNLKKLSGTMQNDSVVNAMRYVFDLKNENMEGLNLYKCEFNLENNHEI
- a CDS encoding polyprenyl synthetase family protein gives rise to the protein MQKIDQYMHEFLSELNYKPILIMSSKLQGGKKLRSKLLLKIAGESDISYKICAIIELIHAASLLHDDVIDEAKLRRGVKSINAQFGAKNAIMLGDILYSKAFYELSLIDLKLAKIISNAVVMLSVGELMDVNLSETFNTDKNAYLQMIYNKTAVLIEASARCGAILAGLDENDFAEYGKNLGLAFQIVDDILDIKGDEQTLGKPVMNDFKEGKTTLAYMYLCEKLNPQDQEILKSYYKKDLSADELNWIKNKMQEYGIFNQVGQELNTYANNALNAIKKYNIKVLEDIIKSMIEREF
- a CDS encoding exporting protein → MLNFLKAEVFFDYTYKFTLNKDEKASVKIKEIDYPDEIYYFDFSWTLFDQTNIIVHSRYKKYPRQFVMSLRRNLNWVDQTLVPDYKNPHIDRARLILEFSDFKKGEAIFTIYIEDRDKRLEIEFLDPRKANLNQN
- a CDS encoding DUF2018 family protein, with the protein product MDIFDEMFAKNPKEKFIETIKYANLGALENVLEKLLADHIAMIELLEKNNLNEADVAQFQMENSLLIDERKNDFYIGLSAEILGHEG
- a CDS encoding HAD family hydrolase — protein: MINVIFDMDGTLIDSANAIVCAVNEIRADLNLEPLKREFVLDTINTPGQNYAKIFYGVDTYSHTSFKEGYEKYFIKHYNQSVVLFDGVLEVLEFCKKNDCYLAIATNAPQESLVPILKKQNILSYFDKILGVSYGIEAKPDPMMLRLIADEAKYEKSVFIGDSLKDRLCAKNAKMDYIHISWHKEIKNLDEANDKTTLIEKIQTHMKG